The region GGCTTCGTCGATGGCCAGGAGACAACCTGCCGGTGCCGACCGATCATCTCGAGGCGTGCGCCGGGCCGGGGCGGGTTGCGGCGTCGGCAGGGGGTCTCCTGGTCCAGCGCCAGGGCCGCTGCCTGCTGATCGACGCCGGGCTTGGTGTCGCTGATGGCGACCTGGGTGTCGCCGTCAGCAAGAGTGGCGCACTGCTGGACACCCTGACCGCGCTGGGGCACGAGCCGCAGGACGTCGAGGCGCTCGCCTTCACCCACCCGCACACCGACCACACCGGCTGGGGCTTCGTTCGTGACGCCGGCGGGAAGCGCGCAAAGACGTTCCCGAAAGCTCGCTACCTGGTGACGGATGCGGAATGGGTCACTTACGGCCGAGACGACATCGGCCTGGGTGCTCCCTCGCGCACCGATTTCATCGAGCCGCTGGCCGCAGTGCGCACTGCGATCGACGACGGTGAGGACTGGAGACGCCGGGCACCATCGGTTTTCGCCTTCCACTTCGGTGACCAGCCCTTTGGGCGTGTCACCAGGGACGATTCCGCTAGCGCCGCTGGCTCCCGGTCCCCTCCGAAGCCGTACTTCCCGCTCCACGGCAGATCCCCTGAAGCTGTCCACCGTGAGGTCGACCGCGTGCCGACCACGCGTCGGGCTCCCGGAACCTTGGGTCAGGGGCGCCGGGAGACTCCCCAGACCTGCCGTTTCCCGGCCCGAGGGCCCTCTCACCCCACACCCGTCCCACGGTGAACCGCGCTGTGACCTGGTTGAAGCGCGCTCCAAGGCAAGCCCCGGCTCACGGCGGCTGGACTTTCGTCCGGCTTCGAGGCGCGAGATCCTGGTACTCCGACCGTGGACCAGCGAACAAGTACGGGCTGGTGCGCCTCTCACGCGTCGTAAAGCCCATCTCATGGTCATACGGCCCTCAGCGCGACGGGTACCGTCGCGCCTTCCCGAAGGAGGCGGGGCGATGAATCTCCCGTCGTACCGTGACTGCAGAAGAGCGACAGCACCGCCGCGGCTCCCCGGCCGGGCCGGGAACGCACGAAGACTGAGCGCTGTCGCCGCCGTGGCGGCGATGCTCCTGGTGGGCTGTGACACGGGCACTCCCAAGGCGTCCCCTCACTCCAATGGTCCCGGCGTGTCCCTCGCCCCGTCCGCCATGCCTTCCCACTCCCGTTCGACCTTCGCTCCGGCCCTCACCGCCGCCTCCTCCTCCGCCACCGCGTGCACCAACAGCACGAAGCTGGCCGGGTGGTCGAACCGTCGGCTGGCCATGCTGACCATCGCCGTCCCGGTGTCGGAGACCTCGGTGTCCGACGCCACGTCCGAGGTGAGCGCCGGTGCGGGCGGTGTGCTGCTGTTCGGCAGCAAGGCGCCGTCCGACCTCGGCTCCCGGCTGACCACCCTGAAGTCCCATGTACCCGGCCATCTGGGCCTGTTGGTGATGACCGACGAGGAGGGTGGCGGCATCCAGCGCATGTCGAACCTCGTCGGGTCCCTGCCCTGGCCCGCGTACATGGGCGCGCACTGGACCCCGGCCCAGATCCAGCAGAACGTCACGAAGGTCGCCAAAAAGATGGCTGCCGCCCAGGTGAACATGGACCTCGCGCCGGTGGTCGACGTCGACGGCAGGAACGTGGCACCCAGCAAGACCAATCCCGACGGGTGGCGGTCCTTCAGCGGCAACACCACGGTGGTCTCCAAGGCCGGTGTCGCGTACATGAACGGGTTGCGCGCCGGAGGCGTGATACCCGTCGTCAAGCACTTCCCGGGCCTCGGCGGCTCCACTTACAACTCCGACTTCGGCCCCGCACGCACCCTGCCCTGGTCCACCCTGCAGAAGGTGGGCATCCCGCCGTTCACAGCGGCCATCAAGGCCGGCGCCCCGGCCATCATGGTCTCCAACAACATCGTGCCGGGCCTGGGCACCAATCCGGCGAGCCTGTCACCCACCGCCATCACCTCCGAGCTGCGCGGCAAGATGGGATTCAAGGGACTGGTGGTCACCGACTCGCTCAGCGCCAAGGCGATCTCCGCCGCCGGCTTCAGCATCCCCGCAGCCGCCGTCCAGGCCCTGCGCTCCGGCGCCGACATGGTCATGTTCGACCTGGGGGGCAACGTCAGCTCCCAAACGTCCTCGATCGCCACGGCGATCACCAATGCGGTGACCGGCGGACACCTCTCCCGCAGCCGCCTCATCGACGCGGCGGGGCACGTCCTGGCCGTCCGGCACGTGAATCTCTGCTCCTGAGCCCACCCGGATCGCAAGGAAGCCCTTGGCTCACCCGACTCGGTACTGGCCACCGCCGGGTCGCTGACGGGTGGCTCGGGTCGGCTACGGGCTGGGAGGCAGCCGCACTTCGCTGCTGTACGGCTGCGCCGGCACCTCAGGAGTTGTGCCCGGACTCCGGGCGAGCATCATCAGATACAGGCCGGCGATGCCGAATGCCAATCCTCCGTAGAAGAGCACGTCGCCGCTGTGGGGGGTGAAAATGATCGTTTGGTCCATGAGCTGCATGGCGAAGAAGAGGCCGAGCATCAGCTCGCCCCAGCCCCAAAGGCGTGGCCGTGCGATCGAGCCTCTGAGCCAGGGGAACAGCCAGGCCGTTGTCACGGCAGCCAGGCCGGGCCCGAAGCAGATCGTTGCGGCCAAGATCGCCACTGCCCATTCAAAGGTGTCCACGACTGACGACCCATCCCTCACCACGTCGGCTCTGCGGCTCGTTCCAGCAGCGTAGAGAGCATGTCAGGCCAGTCATACGACGGGGACTCGACAGGGGAGTACTAGAGCACGATGATCACGACACCTCCGTGGTTGAAGAAGCGGTGGTGGTCGAAGCGGTGGTCGAAGCGGTGGTCGAAGCGGAACCCGTGGTGGTCGAAGCGGTCGAAGCAGCGTCCGCCCCAGTCACCGCGGTCGCCGCACCAGTTGGTGGTCACCTGAGTGTGCACGGCAGGGGCTGCTGCTGCGGCCGTGCCTGCTGTGCCGATCGCAGCGCCGCCGGCCATCAAAAGGCCGGCCGCCGACACCGCGGCGAGACGCCTCGCGCGTTGTGCTCGCATGATGGATGCACCTTTCCTCCATCGTCTCGCGCGGCTCTCAGCGGCACGAGATGGACAGCCGCAGCCGAAAGGAAGAAGCGGCGCGGTCGCAGGCGTCGCCCCGCACAGACGAGGAGCACGTCTTGCAGCCAAGATCCCCTCTGTACGGAGACCAGCCGACCGGGGCGTATCCCCAGGTTGCAGCTCGCTTATCAGTACGTTGACGGCGCCCTTTTGGATTGCTGCGTCGGCTTTGGATCGCCGCGTCGGCCGAAAGTCCGCGAGGTGCCCCAACGCCTCCGGTGGCCGGGCTCGACGATCTCTTGCAGGAGCGACTCACCGAGGCCGACGCCTGGAAGGCTCCCGTGGCGCGGTTACTCGGCGTCGAGCTGGTGGTCGGCCCAGATGTAGCTTTCGGGGAGCAAGTCGGTGATGAGGACGGTTCGGATGCGGTCGTCTTCGCCGACGATGACCTTGAGGGCAGGGAAGTAGTCGAGAAGGACCTGCCGGCACCGGCCGCACGGGGGGACAACTCCCCGGTCGCGGTCGCCCACGGCAACGATCGTGTCCAGCTCGTAGGCGCCCTGGGCGGCTGCCGCGCCGATGACGACCAGCTCGGCGCAGGGTCCTCCCGTGAAGTGGTAGGCGTTCACCGCCGTGACGATCCGGCCGTCCCGGGCACGGGCCGCGGCCGCCATGGTGTG is a window of Streptomyces sp. NBC_00271 DNA encoding:
- a CDS encoding MBL fold metallo-hydrolase, with amino-acid sequence MPTDHLEACAGPGRVAASAGGLLVQRQGRCLLIDAGLGVADGDLGVAVSKSGALLDTLTALGHEPQDVEALAFTHPHTDHTGWGFVRDAGGKRAKTFPKARYLVTDAEWVTYGRDDIGLGAPSRTDFIEPLAAVRTAIDDGEDWRRRAPSVFAFHFGDQPFGRVTRDDSASAAGSRSPPKPYFPLHGRSPEAVHREVDRVPTTRRAPGTLGQGRRETPQTCRFPARGPSHPTPVPR
- a CDS encoding glycoside hydrolase family 3 N-terminal domain-containing protein, whose amino-acid sequence is MSLAPSAMPSHSRSTFAPALTAASSSATACTNSTKLAGWSNRRLAMLTIAVPVSETSVSDATSEVSAGAGGVLLFGSKAPSDLGSRLTTLKSHVPGHLGLLVMTDEEGGGIQRMSNLVGSLPWPAYMGAHWTPAQIQQNVTKVAKKMAAAQVNMDLAPVVDVDGRNVAPSKTNPDGWRSFSGNTTVVSKAGVAYMNGLRAGGVIPVVKHFPGLGGSTYNSDFGPARTLPWSTLQKVGIPPFTAAIKAGAPAIMVSNNIVPGLGTNPASLSPTAITSELRGKMGFKGLVVTDSLSAKAISAAGFSIPAAAVQALRSGADMVMFDLGGNVSSQTSSIATAITNAVTGGHLSRSRLIDAAGHVLAVRHVNLCS
- a CDS encoding cytidine deaminase family protein; the encoded protein is MTTQIQPVDHELIQAAEHVARTRCQGDNHTMAAAARARDGRIVTAVNAYHFTGGPCAELVVIGAAAAQGAYELDTIVAVGDRDRGVVPPCGRCRQVLLDYFPALKVIVGEDDRIRTVLITDLLPESYIWADHQLDAE